The following coding sequences lie in one Mucilaginibacter sp. KACC 22773 genomic window:
- the kdpF gene encoding K(+)-transporting ATPase subunit F, with amino-acid sequence MIALFIVAVAVFVYMVYVLLKPEKF; translated from the coding sequence ATGATCGCATTATTCATCGTGGCAGTGGCTGTGTTTGTATACATGGTGTATGTGCTGCTTAAACCCGAAAAATTTTAA
- the kdpB gene encoding potassium-transporting ATPase subunit KdpB — protein sequence MKTSNTLFQGDQMKEAFKQSFIKLNPRILFRNPVMFTVEIGTAVMLIVTIFSFANKGQGSFAYNFTVFLVLLLTVLFANFAEAIAEARGKAQAESLRKTREETPARLLVNGKETMVMSSQLKKGDVFICETGDNIPTDGEIIEGIATIDESAITGESAPVIRESGGDKSSVTGGTKVLSDKIKVMVTTQPGESFLDKMIALVEGASRQKTPNEIALTILLAGFTLIFVIVCVTLKPFGDYSNTPITIAAFISLFVCLIPTTIGGLLSAIGIAGMDRALRANVITKSGKAVETAGDLDTLLLDKTGTITIGNRKATNFYPATGVSNASFVAACVLSSLADETPEGKSIVELANEDKTLPKVVAPANSVFIKFTAETRSSGLDTPDGLRIRKGAFDSIRNIALKAGHAFPTEVEDNVKKISSNGGTPLVVSQNEKIMGVIELQDIIKPGIAERFDRLRKMGVKTVMVTGDNPLTAKFIAEKAGVDDFIAEAKPEDKMNYIKKEQQGGKLVAMMGDGTNDAPALAQADVGVAMNSGTQAAKEAGNMVDLDNDPTKLIEIVEIGKQLLMTRGTLTTFSIANDVAKYFAIVPALFMVSIPSLRALNIMALHSPESAILSAVIFNAIIIPLLIPLALRGVEYKPIGASALLRRNLLIYGLGGILIPFIGIKLIDLAVGVFI from the coding sequence ATGAAAACCTCAAATACATTATTTCAGGGCGATCAGATGAAAGAGGCTTTTAAACAGTCGTTCATCAAACTAAACCCACGCATACTGTTCCGTAACCCGGTTATGTTTACCGTTGAAATAGGAACGGCAGTAATGCTTATTGTAACTATATTTTCCTTTGCAAATAAAGGACAGGGCAGCTTTGCCTATAACTTCACCGTGTTTTTGGTACTGTTGCTTACCGTGCTGTTTGCCAACTTTGCCGAAGCTATCGCCGAAGCACGTGGTAAAGCCCAGGCCGAAAGCCTGCGCAAAACCCGCGAGGAAACTCCCGCCCGCTTACTGGTTAACGGTAAGGAAACCATGGTAATGTCGAGCCAGTTAAAAAAAGGCGATGTGTTTATATGCGAAACAGGCGACAATATCCCTACCGATGGCGAGATTATTGAAGGTATTGCTACCATCGACGAATCGGCCATCACAGGTGAATCTGCCCCGGTTATCCGCGAATCTGGCGGTGATAAATCATCAGTGACCGGTGGTACCAAAGTATTATCCGATAAGATAAAGGTTATGGTAACCACCCAGCCCGGCGAAAGCTTTTTGGATAAGATGATTGCGCTGGTTGAAGGTGCATCGCGCCAGAAAACACCAAACGAGATAGCTTTAACTATCCTGCTTGCAGGCTTTACGCTCATCTTTGTTATTGTGTGCGTTACCCTGAAACCTTTTGGCGATTATTCAAATACCCCGATAACAATTGCCGCATTCATCTCATTATTTGTTTGTCTTATCCCAACCACTATCGGTGGCCTGTTATCGGCCATCGGTATTGCCGGGATGGATAGGGCATTACGCGCAAACGTGATAACCAAAAGCGGTAAAGCGGTTGAAACTGCAGGCGATTTGGATACCTTGTTATTAGATAAAACAGGTACCATTACTATTGGTAACCGTAAGGCAACCAATTTTTACCCCGCCACAGGTGTTAGCAACGCCAGCTTTGTAGCCGCATGTGTATTAAGTTCTCTGGCCGATGAAACCCCCGAAGGTAAATCGATAGTGGAACTTGCCAACGAGGATAAAACCTTACCTAAAGTGGTTGCCCCTGCAAATTCGGTATTTATAAAATTCACCGCCGAAACCCGCTCAAGCGGTTTGGATACGCCCGATGGTTTACGCATCCGTAAAGGTGCTTTTGATTCTATCCGTAACATTGCCTTAAAGGCTGGTCACGCTTTCCCAACCGAGGTTGAGGATAACGTTAAAAAAATCTCGTCGAATGGTGGTACACCGCTGGTGGTATCGCAAAATGAGAAGATAATGGGCGTAATTGAATTACAGGACATTATTAAACCCGGCATTGCCGAACGTTTTGACCGCCTGCGTAAAATGGGCGTTAAAACGGTAATGGTTACCGGTGATAACCCTTTAACTGCCAAATTTATTGCTGAAAAAGCAGGTGTGGATGATTTTATTGCCGAGGCTAAACCCGAGGATAAAATGAACTACATTAAAAAAGAACAACAAGGCGGCAAACTGGTAGCCATGATGGGTGACGGTACAAACGATGCCCCAGCATTGGCTCAGGCCGATGTTGGTGTAGCCATGAACAGCGGTACCCAGGCAGCCAAAGAAGCCGGTAACATGGTTGATTTGGATAACGACCCAACCAAGCTGATTGAGATTGTAGAGATTGGTAAACAATTACTGATGACCCGCGGTACGCTTACTACCTTCTCGATAGCCAATGACGTAGCCAAGTACTTTGCTATTGTTCCTGCCTTATTCATGGTATCTATACCATCATTAAGGGCGCTTAATATCATGGCATTGCACAGCCCCGAATCGGCCATATTATCGGCAGTGATATTTAATGCCATCATTATCCCGTTGCTGATACCGTTGGCCTTACGTGGTGTGGAATATAAACCGATAGGTGCCAGTGCGTTGCTACGCCGTAACCTGTTGATTTACGGCCTTGGTGGTATACTGATACCATTTATCGGTATTAAATTAATTGACCTTGCCGTAGGCGTATTTATATAG
- a CDS encoding K(+)-transporting ATPase subunit C yields MKTYLLPSIKLTIILIVITAGIYPLAIAGVGKLTPGHGDGETVTYKGRVVGYANEGQKFTKDEYFWSRPSAVDYNAAGSGGSNKGPSNPDYLKQVDGRIQDFLKHNPGVTRAQIPAELVTASGSGLDPDLSPAGAKVQVARVAKVRGLSADVVTKLVDEHTEKPLFGLFGPSKVNVLKLNVALDELKK; encoded by the coding sequence ATGAAAACATATTTGTTGCCATCAATCAAGTTAACTATCATCCTGATAGTAATTACAGCCGGTATTTATCCATTAGCTATAGCCGGTGTTGGTAAATTGACTCCCGGCCATGGCGATGGGGAAACCGTAACATACAAAGGCCGCGTAGTTGGTTATGCCAACGAAGGTCAAAAATTTACTAAGGACGAATACTTCTGGAGCCGCCCGTCGGCTGTTGATTATAACGCTGCCGGTTCGGGAGGTTCAAACAAAGGCCCTTCAAACCCCGATTATTTGAAACAGGTTGATGGCCGCATCCAGGATTTTTTAAAGCATAATCCCGGTGTAACCCGTGCCCAGATCCCTGCCGAACTGGTTACCGCATCGGGTAGTGGGTTAGATCCTGATCTTTCGCCTGCAGGCGCAAAGGTACAGGTAGCCCGTGTTGCCAAAGTACGTGGCCTATCTGCCGATGTTGTAACCAAACTGGTTGATGAGCATACCGAAAAACCATTATTTGGCTTATTTGGCCCATCAAAAGTAAACGTACTGAAGTTGAATGTAGCATTGGACGAGCTAAAGAAATAG
- the kdpA gene encoding potassium-transporting ATPase subunit KdpA — protein sequence MNTEISGVIFTYLLTLAVAIPLGRYIARIFKGEKTWLDFLAPLERFIFRFSGIDAKKEMNWKQHLFALLTINSVWLIYAFVCLMAQGHLPLNPDANPGQSPDTAFNTAISFLVNCNLQHYSGESGATYFTQHFVFMFLHFVSAATGIAALVVLYRALKDKVTDKLGNFWDYFVKAITRILLPISFVIAVIFAFNGMTTSYAGKDTFISMQGDTVHVSRGPVAALVAIKHLGTNGGGWFGANSAHPIENPNYLTNTVELVAQLIIPIALVFALGFYLNKKKFAYVIFGVMTLGMLMLMIPTINAELNGNPAIAHMGVSQPTGAMEGKEVRFGPANSAYWSIMTTVTSTGSVNSMHDSTMPLSGCMQLLGMMVNCFYGGVGVGFLNFYIFIIIAVFISGLMVGRTPEFLGRKIEAREMKVASLIALLHPFIILVGLAVSSYVVVHMPGADWAVKPSSWLNNPGNHGFSEMLYEYTSAAANNGSGFEGLGDGNIFWNVTTGIVMVLGRFLPIIGPLAIAGLLANKKYIPESAGTLKSDTSTFGLMIFAVIVIIAALSFFPALALGPIAEHFSLR from the coding sequence ATGAACACTGAAATTTCAGGTGTAATTTTTACCTACCTGCTCACGCTGGCAGTAGCCATCCCTCTGGGCCGTTACATCGCCCGCATTTTTAAAGGCGAAAAAACCTGGCTCGACTTTTTAGCCCCGCTCGAACGTTTTATTTTTCGTTTCAGCGGCATTGATGCCAAAAAGGAAATGAATTGGAAACAGCATTTATTTGCCCTGCTTACTATCAATAGCGTATGGCTTATTTATGCATTTGTTTGTTTAATGGCACAAGGCCATCTGCCACTTAACCCGGATGCAAATCCTGGCCAGTCGCCCGATACGGCTTTTAACACCGCCATCAGCTTTTTGGTAAACTGTAACTTACAGCACTACTCGGGCGAAAGCGGCGCCACTTACTTTACACAGCATTTTGTGTTTATGTTCCTGCACTTTGTATCGGCAGCTACCGGTATTGCAGCGCTGGTTGTGCTGTACAGGGCCCTGAAAGATAAAGTGACCGATAAACTGGGTAACTTTTGGGATTACTTTGTAAAAGCCATTACCCGTATATTATTGCCTATTTCATTTGTAATAGCTGTCATCTTCGCCTTTAACGGCATGACTACCAGCTATGCAGGTAAAGATACTTTTATCAGCATGCAGGGCGATACCGTTCATGTATCCCGCGGCCCGGTTGCTGCACTGGTAGCTATTAAACACTTAGGTACAAACGGTGGTGGCTGGTTTGGTGCAAACTCTGCCCACCCTATCGAAAACCCTAACTACTTAACCAACACAGTTGAGTTGGTTGCACAGCTTATTATTCCTATAGCGCTGGTATTTGCCCTGGGCTTTTACCTTAATAAAAAGAAATTTGCTTACGTAATTTTCGGGGTGATGACGCTGGGAATGCTCATGCTGATGATACCAACCATTAATGCCGAACTAAACGGTAACCCCGCTATAGCCCATATGGGTGTAAGCCAGCCTACCGGCGCTATGGAAGGCAAGGAAGTAAGGTTTGGGCCGGCCAATTCCGCATACTGGAGCATAATGACTACTGTTACTTCAACAGGTTCGGTAAACTCCATGCATGATAGTACCATGCCTTTATCAGGTTGTATGCAATTGCTGGGTATGATGGTTAATTGCTTTTATGGCGGTGTGGGTGTTGGTTTCCTTAATTTTTACATCTTTATCATCATCGCGGTATTTATATCGGGCCTGATGGTAGGCCGTACACCGGAGTTCCTGGGCCGCAAAATTGAAGCCCGGGAAATGAAGGTAGCTTCGCTGATTGCTTTATTACACCCATTCATCATATTGGTAGGCTTAGCCGTATCATCATACGTGGTGGTGCACATGCCTGGTGCCGATTGGGCAGTAAAACCATCATCATGGTTAAATAACCCAGGTAACCACGGTTTTTCTGAAATGCTGTATGAGTATACTTCAGCAGCGGCCAACAACGGTTCGGGTTTTGAAGGGTTGGGCGATGGTAACATTTTTTGGAACGTAACTACCGGTATTGTAATGGTGCTGGGCAGGTTTTTACCAATAATTGGTCCGCTGGCTATAGCTGGTTTATTGGCCAATAAAAAATACATTCCTGAATCTGCCGGAACACTTAAAAGCGATACCTCAACTTTTGGGCTAATGATATTCGCGGTGATTGTAATTATAGCCGCCCTGTCGTTTTTTCCTGCACTGGCTTTAGGTCCAATTGCTGAACATTTTTCACTTAGATAA